From a single Alloactinosynnema sp. L-07 genomic region:
- a CDS encoding type II toxin-antitoxin system VapC family toxin, with amino-acid sequence MIITDTGPLVAVANDRDDHHQRCLALLEGHMGPVLVPAPVVVEVCQLLESRRGSRAEALFLSALGEGELQVVNLLPVDYVRAAKLVEKYADLPIGAVDACVIAVAERLDVHEIATLDRKHFSVVRPDHIPAFTLLPD; translated from the coding sequence GTGATCATCACGGATACTGGTCCACTGGTTGCGGTGGCCAATGATCGTGATGATCACCATCAGCGTTGCCTGGCGCTTCTTGAGGGGCATATGGGCCCTGTTCTCGTGCCCGCCCCAGTTGTCGTCGAAGTTTGCCAGCTTCTCGAAAGCCGTCGTGGCAGTCGAGCTGAGGCGCTTTTCCTCAGTGCCCTGGGTGAGGGCGAACTTCAGGTTGTCAACCTACTTCCGGTCGACTATGTGCGGGCGGCGAAACTGGTGGAGAAATACGCCGATCTGCCCATCGGGGCTGTGGACGCGTGTGTGATCGCCGTCGCCGAGCGACTGGATGTCCATGAGATAGCCACGCTCGACCGCAAGCATTTCAGCGTGGTTCGGCCAGAC